One Streptomyces sp. NBC_00223 genomic window carries:
- a CDS encoding serine/threonine-protein kinase, giving the protein MRPVGSKYLLEEPLGRGATGTVWRGQVRGEEGSAVAVKVLKEELASDPDVVMRFLRERSALVRLRHPHIVQVRDLVVEGDLLALVMDLIDGPDLHRYLRENGPFSPVGAALLTAAVADALACSHADGVVHRDLKPANVLIATVTGEDGTEHMHPMLTDFGIARLADSPGVTRTHEFVGTPAYVAPESAQGRPQTSAVDVYGAGILLYELVTGRPPFRGDSAIEVLHAHLNEQPRRPTTVPDPLWTVIERCLRKEPAQRPSAESLARALRVVAAGIGVHASPAAAEAALGVAALLAPDETPTLVPGTAQGGGDADPTQVLPSGSSAYDPSAVTSVLPSGPAAPDGTRVLPPVPDADPQGPPQAQGPHPWESQLNAARQRADQTEVRPLAPEMDPLFRRPQRRPQPPPQSYGQQQPYGGPPQPQYPQQGQGQGQGQGYGYPQQQPPQHQQQPAQPRYQQPPQPPQQQSYEPQRPQRYEPQRPPAPTSPEPPRGREPREPRGGANPMKIPGLGCLKGCLMVILVVIVIFVIVWYTTPLPDWVNSTRNLWDAASGWVHSAWDKISAITGDSGGGSGN; this is encoded by the coding sequence GTGCGGCCGGTAGGCAGCAAGTACCTTCTGGAGGAGCCGCTCGGGCGCGGCGCCACGGGCACCGTCTGGCGTGGCCAGGTGCGCGGCGAGGAGGGCAGCGCCGTCGCCGTCAAGGTGCTCAAGGAAGAGCTGGCGAGCGACCCGGACGTCGTGATGCGCTTCCTGAGGGAGCGGTCCGCGCTGGTCCGGCTGCGCCATCCGCACATCGTCCAGGTCCGCGACCTGGTGGTCGAGGGCGATCTGCTCGCCCTCGTCATGGACCTGATCGACGGCCCCGATCTGCACCGCTATCTGCGCGAGAACGGCCCCTTCTCCCCGGTCGGCGCCGCCCTGCTGACCGCCGCCGTCGCCGACGCGCTGGCCTGCAGCCACGCCGACGGCGTCGTCCACCGCGACCTCAAGCCCGCCAATGTGCTGATCGCCACCGTCACCGGCGAGGACGGCACCGAGCACATGCACCCGATGCTCACCGACTTCGGCATCGCCCGGCTCGCCGACTCACCCGGCGTCACCCGCACCCACGAGTTCGTCGGCACGCCCGCCTATGTCGCGCCCGAGTCCGCGCAGGGCCGCCCGCAGACCTCGGCGGTCGATGTCTACGGCGCCGGAATCCTGCTGTACGAGCTGGTCACCGGCCGTCCGCCGTTCCGCGGCGACAGCGCGATCGAGGTGCTGCACGCGCACCTCAACGAGCAGCCGCGCCGCCCCACCACCGTCCCCGACCCCCTGTGGACGGTCATCGAGCGCTGCCTGCGCAAGGAGCCCGCCCAGCGGCCCAGCGCGGAGAGCCTCGCCCGCGCGCTGCGGGTGGTCGCCGCGGGCATCGGTGTCCACGCGAGCCCGGCCGCCGCTGAGGCCGCGCTGGGCGTGGCCGCGCTGCTGGCGCCGGATGAGACACCGACCTTGGTCCCGGGCACGGCCCAGGGCGGCGGCGACGCCGACCCGACGCAGGTGCTGCCGTCCGGGAGCAGCGCGTACGACCCCTCCGCGGTGACCAGCGTGCTGCCCTCGGGGCCCGCCGCGCCCGACGGCACCCGGGTGCTGCCGCCCGTGCCCGACGCCGATCCGCAGGGCCCGCCGCAGGCGCAGGGCCCGCACCCCTGGGAGTCGCAGCTGAACGCGGCGCGGCAGCGCGCCGACCAGACCGAGGTACGGCCGCTCGCCCCCGAGATGGACCCCCTCTTCCGGCGCCCGCAGCGCCGCCCCCAGCCGCCCCCGCAGTCGTACGGCCAGCAGCAGCCGTACGGTGGCCCGCCGCAGCCGCAGTACCCGCAGCAGGGCCAGGGGCAGGGCCAGGGCCAGGGATACGGCTACCCGCAGCAGCAGCCTCCGCAGCACCAGCAGCAGCCCGCCCAGCCGCGCTACCAGCAGCCGCCGCAGCCCCCGCAGCAGCAGAGCTACGAGCCGCAGCGCCCCCAGCGGTACGAGCCCCAGCGCCCGCCCGCCCCCACGTCCCCGGAACCGCCCCGAGGGCGCGAGCCGCGCGAGCCGCGCGGCGGCGCGAACCCGATGAAGATCCCCGGCCTCGGCTGCCTCAAGGGCTGTCTGATGGTGATCCTCGTGGTGATCGTCATCTTCGTGATCGTCTGGTACACGACCCCGCTGCCCGACTGGGTCAACAGCACGCGCAACCTCTGGGACGCGGCGTCGGGCTGGGTCCACTCCGCCTGGGACAAGATCTCCGCGATCACCGGGGACTCGGGCGGCGGTTCGGGGAACTGA
- a CDS encoding FtsK/SpoIIIE domain-containing protein, with product MQIRLTVLGPRSGRTVRGCDVLITAPAGTTLGAVAGALASAAGSGKPGGRSSGASVVLYAGADRLTPGTVLGVPPLVDGALISLHAPAEPHGDHGQYGRFGQYGRPPEDLATLHVVGGPDAGGVHLLQGGQARIGRSADADVPLDDPDVSRLHCEVAVGADGQITVVDLGSTNGTTLSGHPVGPRPQTFAPGALLRIGESTLRLDPAHTPTPPPLAAASDTDGHLRVSPREAPGASAPVSPPGEARDPGPYPAHTPYAQPPADAPEPAAHTPSDAETYGRGFDADLDASGRRHTGERARTPQAQDPARGGVVGAIGAWARRRFVAGAGHGGPEDDGGEAEALRERWPDPAAVLLTALGPGRRLWERGVTHPDALTVRLGTADLPSEDGTRRLPDVPFTVDLRAPRTAALTLTGPRPRLSGLARAVLAQLCALHSPAALEVVLLSADRTRGADQRAEEWSWLNWLPHLRPAHGQDCRLLLAFDRDQAEARAAEVVRRLEEGPLGAGWASAPPAAVTAAASAYEGPYTLLVVDGDPGSAGLREAVARIAVAGPSAGVHVLCLAESGERPAVDSGVVARVSGDVATTLRIEPAGDGPAEAPGGADLADDRDVVDEIVLDAVSAAWAEHFARALAPLREAEGDAPGARSRHALPHTVRLLDELDLALATPAKIAARWADAPVAVAAATAVVGVGGGGRLAVDLVTEGPHALVGGAAGAGKTELLRTLVAALASAERPGRLALVLVDGAGQERGEGLRTCADLPQVSTHLVASDPVRMREFAQALTAELKRRAEVLGGQEFGAWHAERVVTATVPHQGGPGRRTADPESRPALPRLVVVVDDFDALVAPALGSTGRPAAGSVVRALEAVARDGARLGVHLVASTGRPERTAGTEADERARLRIALRMPDPESATLVVHVEDPAGLDDSVPGRGYLRRPGGAVTVFQAARVSGRIPRTATLRPTVVPLEWERMGDPPARRQVRELGNGPTDLALLASALQRAAETPADDAAAEGTAPRTTATPLI from the coding sequence ATGCAGATCCGGCTGACCGTCCTCGGGCCGCGCAGCGGCCGGACAGTACGCGGGTGCGACGTGCTCATCACCGCGCCCGCGGGCACCACACTGGGCGCGGTGGCCGGGGCGCTGGCCTCCGCCGCCGGTTCCGGCAAGCCCGGCGGCCGGTCCTCCGGCGCCTCCGTGGTGCTCTACGCGGGCGCCGACCGGCTCACCCCCGGCACGGTCCTCGGTGTGCCGCCGCTGGTGGACGGCGCCCTGATCTCGCTGCACGCCCCCGCGGAGCCGCACGGCGACCACGGACAGTACGGCCGCTTCGGGCAGTACGGCCGGCCGCCGGAGGACCTGGCCACGCTGCACGTGGTGGGCGGCCCGGACGCGGGCGGGGTCCATCTGCTCCAAGGCGGGCAGGCCAGGATCGGGCGCTCCGCGGACGCGGACGTACCGCTGGACGACCCCGATGTGTCCCGGCTGCACTGCGAGGTCGCCGTCGGCGCGGACGGGCAGATCACGGTGGTCGACCTCGGGTCCACCAACGGGACGACGCTCTCCGGCCACCCGGTCGGCCCCCGGCCGCAGACCTTCGCGCCGGGCGCGCTGCTCAGGATCGGCGAGTCCACGCTGCGGCTGGACCCCGCGCACACGCCCACCCCGCCGCCGCTGGCCGCCGCCTCCGACACGGACGGCCATCTGCGGGTCTCGCCGCGCGAGGCGCCGGGGGCCTCCGCGCCCGTGAGTCCGCCGGGCGAAGCGCGCGACCCGGGCCCGTACCCCGCTCACACCCCGTACGCCCAGCCGCCGGCCGACGCTCCCGAGCCGGCCGCCCACACGCCCTCCGACGCCGAGACCTACGGGCGCGGGTTCGACGCGGACCTCGACGCGAGCGGGCGGCGGCACACCGGCGAGCGCGCCAGGACGCCGCAGGCCCAGGACCCGGCCCGCGGCGGCGTCGTCGGCGCCATAGGCGCCTGGGCGCGGCGGCGGTTCGTGGCCGGGGCCGGGCACGGCGGCCCGGAGGACGACGGCGGCGAGGCCGAGGCGCTGCGCGAGCGCTGGCCGGACCCGGCGGCCGTGCTGCTGACCGCGCTCGGCCCGGGCCGGCGGCTGTGGGAGCGCGGGGTGACACACCCGGACGCGCTGACCGTACGGCTGGGGACGGCCGACCTGCCGTCCGAGGACGGCACCCGGCGGCTGCCCGACGTGCCCTTCACCGTGGACCTGCGGGCGCCGCGGACCGCCGCCCTGACGCTGACCGGACCGCGCCCCCGGCTGTCCGGGCTGGCCAGGGCCGTGCTGGCGCAGCTGTGCGCGCTGCACTCCCCCGCCGCCCTGGAGGTCGTGCTGCTCAGCGCCGACCGCACCCGGGGCGCCGACCAGCGGGCCGAGGAGTGGTCCTGGCTGAACTGGCTGCCGCATCTGCGCCCCGCGCACGGCCAGGACTGCCGGCTGCTGCTGGCCTTCGACCGGGACCAGGCCGAGGCGCGCGCCGCGGAGGTCGTACGGCGGCTGGAGGAAGGGCCGCTGGGCGCCGGGTGGGCGTCGGCGCCGCCGGCGGCGGTGACCGCGGCGGCTTCGGCGTACGAGGGGCCGTACACGCTGCTGGTGGTCGACGGCGACCCCGGTTCCGCCGGGCTGCGCGAGGCGGTGGCGCGGATCGCGGTGGCCGGGCCCTCGGCGGGTGTGCATGTGCTGTGTCTGGCCGAGAGCGGCGAGCGGCCGGCCGTGGACAGCGGGGTCGTGGCCCGGGTGTCGGGCGATGTGGCGACGACGCTGCGGATCGAGCCCGCGGGCGACGGGCCCGCGGAGGCCCCGGGCGGCGCGGACCTCGCCGACGACCGGGACGTCGTGGACGAGATCGTGCTGGACGCGGTCTCCGCCGCCTGGGCGGAGCACTTCGCCCGGGCGCTGGCCCCGCTGCGGGAGGCGGAGGGCGACGCGCCCGGCGCCCGCTCCCGGCACGCCCTTCCGCACACCGTGCGGCTGCTGGACGAACTGGACCTGGCCCTCGCCACGCCCGCGAAGATCGCCGCCCGGTGGGCGGACGCGCCGGTGGCGGTGGCGGCGGCGACCGCCGTGGTCGGCGTCGGCGGCGGCGGGCGGTTGGCCGTCGACCTGGTGACCGAGGGCCCGCACGCGCTGGTCGGCGGGGCGGCGGGCGCGGGCAAGACGGAGCTGCTGCGTACGCTCGTGGCGGCGCTGGCCTCGGCCGAGCGGCCCGGCCGACTGGCCTTGGTGCTGGTCGACGGCGCCGGGCAGGAGCGCGGCGAGGGGCTGCGGACGTGCGCGGACCTCCCCCAGGTCTCCACCCACCTGGTGGCCTCCGACCCGGTGCGGATGCGGGAGTTCGCGCAGGCGCTGACGGCGGAGCTCAAGCGGCGCGCGGAGGTGCTGGGCGGGCAGGAGTTCGGCGCCTGGCACGCCGAGCGGGTGGTCACGGCGACCGTTCCGCACCAGGGCGGCCCCGGCCGCCGGACGGCCGATCCGGAGTCGCGGCCCGCGCTGCCCCGGCTGGTCGTGGTGGTCGACGACTTCGACGCGCTGGTCGCGCCGGCCCTGGGCAGCACGGGCCGGCCCGCGGCGGGCAGCGTCGTACGGGCGCTGGAGGCGGTGGCGCGCGACGGCGCCAGGCTCGGCGTCCATCTGGTGGCCTCGACCGGCCGCCCGGAGCGCACGGCGGGCACGGAGGCGGACGAGCGGGCCAGGCTGCGGATCGCGCTGCGGATGCCCGACCCGGAATCGGCCACGCTGGTGGTCCATGTCGAGGACCCGGCGGGACTGGACGACTCGGTGCCGGGCCGCGGTTATCTGCGGCGGCCGGGCGGGGCGGTGACGGTCTTCCAGGCCGCCCGGGTCAGTGGCCGGATTCCGCGTACGGCGACGCTGCGGCCCACCGTCGTACCGCTGGAGTGGGAGCGGATGGGCGACCCGCCCGCCCGCCGTCAGGTGCGCGAACTGGGCAACGGACCAACCGACTTGGCGCTGCTGGCCAGCGCCCTCCAGCGGGCCGCGGAGACTCCGGCGGACGACGCCGCGGCCGAGGGTACGGCGCCGCGGACCACGGCCACCCCGCTGATCTGA
- a CDS encoding ABC transporter substrate-binding protein, with translation MRTLKRTRTSHIDRTTRIALAVVAASALAFATAACGGGGDDGKKDDGGKTASPSVAADGLQLPDLHGQKLEVAAVWTGPEQKNFQKVLDEFDKRTGAKTTFVPTGDSQSTFLGTKIEGGAPPDVAFLAQNGVLHQFADKGWLKPLGTDAQAQLTKNFSPGWQQLGAWKGKQYGVYAKVSNKSLIWYNTAAFANAGANEPTTWADFLKTAETVFESGTPPVSIGGGDGWTLTDWFENIYLSQAGPQKYDQLAAHTIKWTDPSVKTALTTLGQLFGNKDLIAGGSSGALAADFPKSVTQVFTGNPPAAAMVYEGDFVSAFISANTKAKVGTDAKVFPFPAVGSGKAPVVSGGDVGVALKDSPGAQALLTFIASTDAAKIWAQGGGYLSPNKSLDLSSYPDDVQRNIAKALIASGDDFRFDMSDQAPAAFGGTKGQGEWKDLQDFLAKPADVAGAQAKLEADAAKAYGG, from the coding sequence ATGCGTACCTTGAAGCGCACACGTACCAGCCACATCGACCGAACTACGCGCATAGCGCTCGCCGTTGTCGCGGCGTCCGCGCTCGCGTTCGCCACCGCCGCCTGCGGCGGGGGCGGCGACGACGGGAAGAAGGACGACGGCGGGAAGACCGCCTCCCCGTCCGTCGCGGCCGACGGCCTCCAACTGCCCGATCTGCACGGGCAGAAGCTCGAAGTGGCCGCGGTCTGGACCGGCCCCGAGCAGAAGAACTTCCAGAAGGTGCTCGACGAGTTCGACAAGCGCACGGGGGCCAAGACCACCTTCGTACCGACCGGGGACAGCCAGTCGACGTTCCTCGGCACCAAGATCGAGGGCGGCGCGCCGCCGGATGTCGCCTTCCTCGCGCAGAACGGCGTACTGCACCAGTTCGCCGACAAGGGCTGGCTCAAACCGCTCGGCACCGACGCACAGGCGCAGCTGACCAAGAACTTCTCGCCGGGCTGGCAGCAGCTCGGCGCGTGGAAGGGCAAGCAGTACGGCGTCTACGCCAAGGTGTCCAACAAGTCGCTGATCTGGTACAACACCGCCGCGTTCGCCAACGCGGGCGCGAACGAGCCCACTACCTGGGCGGACTTCCTGAAGACCGCGGAGACCGTCTTCGAGTCGGGCACCCCGCCGGTGTCGATCGGCGGCGGCGACGGCTGGACGCTCACCGACTGGTTCGAGAACATCTACCTCTCGCAGGCCGGTCCGCAGAAGTACGACCAACTGGCCGCGCACACCATCAAGTGGACCGATCCTTCCGTCAAGACCGCGCTGACCACACTGGGCCAGCTCTTCGGCAACAAGGACCTGATCGCGGGCGGGAGCAGCGGCGCGCTGGCCGCCGACTTCCCGAAGTCGGTGACGCAGGTCTTCACCGGCAATCCGCCGGCCGCCGCGATGGTCTACGAGGGCGACTTCGTCTCGGCGTTCATCTCCGCGAACACCAAGGCGAAGGTGGGTACGGACGCGAAGGTGTTCCCGTTCCCGGCGGTGGGCAGCGGCAAGGCCCCGGTGGTCAGCGGCGGTGACGTCGGGGTCGCGCTCAAGGACAGCCCCGGCGCGCAGGCGCTGCTGACCTTCATCGCCTCGACGGACGCGGCCAAGATCTGGGCGCAGGGCGGCGGTTACCTCTCGCCGAACAAGTCGCTCGACCTGTCGTCGTACCCCGACGACGTGCAGCGCAACATCGCCAAGGCGCTGATCGCCTCGGGCGACGACTTCCGGTTCGACATGTCGGACCAGGCGCCGGCCGCGTTCGGCGGCACGAAGGGCCAGGGCGAGTGGAAGGACCTCCAGGACTTCCTCGCCAAGCCCGCCGACGTCGCGGGAGCGCAGGCCAAGCTCGAAGCGGACGCCGCCAAGGCGTACGGGGGCTGA
- a CDS encoding carbohydrate ABC transporter permease, giving the protein MAPVADASAGAGGVAGPAPLAPGPVKGPGARRSIMGTRPWVAALFLLPALVLLGALVAYPIGFTVYRSLFDADGSGFVGLRNFGTVFSDHGILTAVRNNAIWVVVAPTVATALGLVFAVLTERVSWGTAFKLVVFMPMAISMLAAGIIFRLVYEQDPSRGVANAVVVAVHDTFTDNSAYPGARPRPNSDLVPTAGGSFTSKSTASVGAAADLPLIGIPQNKVPAGAQDARPAPAKAGAVTGTVWLDFRPGGTGKPGVIDPGEKALSGVKVEAVKDGRVVASAKSGKDGTYTLPGSAAGAQLRLPASNFTGKYNGINWLGPDLVTPSIIGSYVWMWAGFAMVLIAAGLAGVPRELLEQARVDGAGEWQVFRRITVPLLAPVLVVVMVTLMINVLKIFDLVYIIAPGNTQSDANVLALQLYLSSFGGGDDQGVGSAIGVILLLLVLPVMIFNIRRLRREARR; this is encoded by the coding sequence ATGGCCCCCGTGGCTGACGCCTCCGCAGGGGCGGGCGGCGTCGCCGGCCCCGCCCCGCTCGCGCCGGGTCCCGTCAAGGGGCCCGGCGCCCGCCGCAGCATCATGGGCACCCGGCCGTGGGTGGCCGCGCTCTTCCTGCTGCCCGCGCTGGTGCTGCTGGGCGCGCTCGTGGCGTATCCGATCGGATTCACCGTCTACCGCAGCCTGTTCGACGCGGACGGCAGCGGTTTCGTCGGGCTGAGGAACTTCGGCACGGTCTTCAGCGACCACGGCATTCTCACCGCGGTCCGCAACAACGCGATCTGGGTGGTCGTCGCGCCGACCGTGGCGACCGCGCTCGGCCTGGTCTTCGCGGTGCTCACCGAACGGGTCAGCTGGGGCACGGCGTTCAAGCTGGTCGTCTTCATGCCGATGGCGATCTCCATGCTGGCTGCCGGGATCATCTTCCGGCTGGTGTACGAGCAGGACCCCTCGCGCGGGGTGGCCAACGCCGTGGTGGTGGCCGTGCACGACACCTTCACCGACAACTCGGCCTATCCGGGGGCCCGGCCGCGGCCGAACAGCGACCTCGTACCGACCGCGGGCGGCTCCTTCACCTCCAAGTCGACGGCGAGCGTGGGCGCCGCGGCCGACCTCCCGCTGATCGGCATCCCGCAGAACAAGGTGCCCGCCGGGGCCCAGGACGCCAGACCGGCGCCGGCGAAGGCCGGTGCGGTGACCGGCACGGTCTGGCTGGACTTCCGGCCGGGCGGCACCGGTAAGCCCGGGGTGATCGACCCGGGCGAGAAGGCGCTGTCCGGGGTGAAGGTGGAGGCCGTCAAGGACGGCAGGGTGGTGGCGTCGGCCAAGTCCGGCAAGGACGGCACCTATACGCTGCCGGGCTCGGCGGCCGGCGCCCAACTGCGGCTCCCCGCGTCGAACTTCACCGGCAAGTACAACGGCATCAACTGGCTGGGCCCGGACCTGGTCACCCCCTCGATCATCGGCTCGTACGTGTGGATGTGGGCCGGCTTCGCCATGGTGCTGATCGCGGCGGGCCTGGCCGGGGTGCCGCGCGAACTGCTGGAACAGGCCCGGGTGGACGGCGCCGGCGAGTGGCAGGTCTTCCGCCGGATCACCGTGCCGCTGCTGGCCCCGGTGCTCGTCGTGGTGATGGTCACGCTGATGATCAACGTGCTCAAGATCTTCGACCTCGTCTACATCATCGCGCCGGGCAACACCCAGTCCGACGCGAACGTACTGGCCCTCCAGCTGTATCTGTCGTCCTTCGGCGGCGGCGACGACCAGGGCGTCGGCAGCGCGATCGGTGTGATCCTGCTGCTGCTCGTGCTGCCCGTCATGATCTTCAACATCCGGCGGCTGCGCAGGGAGGCACGGCGATGA
- a CDS encoding carbohydrate ABC transporter permease, with product MSAEPAVNPGVGAEVPAAPRTKAAGRPRPGIAARLAARASGGVLRIALLLVALFWLLPTLGLLLSSLRTPADISASGWWKVFTSPLQLTVSNYRTLLGNHAITDSLVNTALITVPTTVLVVVIGSLAGYAFAWMDFRGRDWWFLAVVAMLVVPVQVALVPVARLFGEIGIFGDISGVVLFHTAFGLPFAIFLLRNFFAEIPRELLEAGRLDGAGELRLFLRVVMPLGGPAIASLGIFQFLWVWNDMLVALIFADSGSQPITVALQQQVRQFGNNIDILAPGAFVSMVIPLAVFFAFQRQFVSGVMAGAVK from the coding sequence ATGAGCGCGGAGCCCGCGGTGAACCCGGGTGTGGGCGCGGAGGTGCCCGCGGCGCCCAGGACGAAGGCGGCGGGACGGCCGCGGCCGGGGATCGCGGCCCGGCTGGCGGCCCGGGCGAGCGGCGGTGTGCTGCGGATCGCGCTGCTGCTGGTGGCGCTCTTCTGGCTGCTGCCGACGCTCGGCCTGCTGCTGTCCTCGCTGCGCACCCCGGCGGACATCTCGGCGAGCGGCTGGTGGAAGGTCTTCACCTCGCCCTTGCAGCTGACGGTCAGCAACTACCGCACCCTGCTGGGCAACCACGCCATCACCGACTCGCTGGTGAACACGGCGCTGATCACCGTCCCGACCACCGTGCTGGTCGTGGTGATCGGGTCGCTGGCCGGGTACGCCTTCGCGTGGATGGACTTCCGCGGCCGGGACTGGTGGTTCCTCGCGGTGGTGGCGATGCTCGTCGTGCCGGTGCAGGTGGCGCTGGTGCCGGTGGCCCGGCTCTTCGGCGAGATCGGCATCTTCGGCGACATCTCCGGGGTGGTGCTCTTCCACACCGCCTTCGGGCTGCCGTTCGCGATCTTCCTGCTGCGGAACTTCTTCGCGGAGATCCCGCGCGAACTGCTGGAGGCGGGCCGGCTGGACGGCGCGGGCGAACTGCGGCTGTTCCTGCGGGTGGTGATGCCGCTGGGCGGGCCGGCCATCGCGTCGCTGGGCATCTTCCAGTTCCTGTGGGTGTGGAACGACATGCTGGTCGCGCTGATCTTCGCGGACAGCGGTTCGCAGCCGATCACGGTGGCACTCCAGCAGCAGGTGCGGCAGTTTGGCAACAACATCGACATTCTGGCGCCGGGCGCCTTCGTGTCGATGGTGATCCCGCTGGCGGTCTTCTTCGCCTTCCAGCGGCAGTTCGTCTCCGGGGTGATGGCGGGGGCGGTGAAGTAG
- a CDS encoding serine/threonine-protein kinase → MPDIASHDHSSPLQPLGPQDPREQAGYRLRARIGEGGMGTVYLSHTRGGQPVALKVIRREYAQDEEFRRRFQQEVQAARRVQGYHVVPVVDHDTTGDLPWLATDYVPGLPLDEALTRYGALPLAAVLQLTGCAAEALRAVHAAGVIHRDLKPSNVLLAANGPWVIDFGIARAADSTQLTRSGKLIGTPQFMSPEHANGQPLSPATDVFSLGLIAALSSTGRHPYGDAGAITLATKIANTAIQPPDLSRYPEALRPLLERCLSADPAARPSPAELAALCEQAAGRSLRDFTDWLPEPVATQIVRRQAAAQLPPGPELPAPPYPPGPTAYQAAAQSGYPSGAPSGYPSGLRTSYPPGPGTGVPAGSATGAPPAQGPLVPPQGPPSFPPTGTPSSGRARKLTAVGGGVVALVLAVTLTYVLTRPDHDAGVSTAGPTGAPVATTTDSPRPTTTAPDDEPATTPATDAPVTDTPPAGGEPQVLIRDRKFVIRSPAFNSGTHVELDRATVDPNGTIGDTKAFEIEYQDWVDDSMRFLTTFGKAEGTTYEACRTGVGADALPGEIFKKDLDDDKYFTKGTVLCTVTSDGNLAMLRITGETPSDDSGLTSPMPSYTTLLTVWRLPDSTSQSPGSG, encoded by the coding sequence GTGCCTGACATCGCCAGTCACGACCACAGCAGTCCGCTCCAGCCGCTCGGCCCGCAGGACCCGCGTGAGCAAGCCGGTTACCGGCTGCGTGCCCGGATCGGAGAGGGCGGGATGGGCACCGTCTATCTCAGCCACACCCGCGGCGGCCAGCCCGTCGCGCTGAAGGTCATCCGGCGTGAATACGCCCAGGACGAGGAGTTCCGCCGCCGCTTCCAGCAGGAGGTGCAGGCCGCCCGGCGGGTCCAGGGCTACCACGTGGTGCCCGTCGTCGACCACGACACCACCGGCGACCTGCCCTGGCTGGCCACCGACTACGTACCCGGGCTGCCGCTCGACGAGGCGCTGACCCGGTACGGCGCGCTGCCGCTGGCCGCCGTGCTGCAACTGACGGGATGCGCGGCCGAGGCGCTGCGCGCGGTGCACGCGGCCGGTGTGATCCACCGCGACCTCAAGCCCAGCAATGTCCTGCTCGCCGCCAACGGCCCCTGGGTGATCGACTTCGGGATCGCCCGCGCCGCCGACTCCACCCAGCTCACCCGTAGCGGGAAGCTGATCGGCACCCCGCAGTTCATGTCGCCCGAGCACGCCAACGGGCAGCCGCTCAGCCCGGCCACCGATGTCTTCTCGCTCGGCCTGATCGCGGCGCTCTCCTCCACCGGCCGTCATCCGTACGGGGACGCGGGCGCGATCACCCTCGCCACGAAGATCGCCAACACCGCGATACAGCCGCCCGACCTGTCCCGTTACCCCGAGGCGCTGCGGCCACTGCTGGAACGATGTCTGTCCGCCGACCCGGCCGCCCGGCCCAGCCCCGCCGAACTGGCCGCGCTGTGCGAGCAGGCCGCCGGCCGGTCGCTGCGCGACTTCACCGACTGGCTGCCGGAGCCGGTCGCGACCCAGATCGTACGGCGGCAGGCCGCGGCGCAGTTGCCGCCCGGGCCCGAACTGCCCGCGCCGCCGTATCCGCCGGGCCCGACGGCCTATCAGGCGGCCGCGCAGAGCGGCTATCCCTCCGGGGCGCCGAGCGGCTACCCGTCCGGGCTGCGGACCTCGTATCCGCCGGGGCCCGGGACCGGAGTTCCGGCCGGGTCTGCGACGGGGGCGCCGCCCGCGCAGGGGCCGCTCGTACCGCCGCAGGGGCCGCCGTCCTTCCCGCCCACCGGAACGCCCTCGTCCGGGCGGGCGCGGAAGCTGACGGCGGTGGGCGGCGGGGTGGTCGCCCTGGTCCTCGCGGTGACGCTGACCTATGTGCTCACGCGGCCGGACCACGATGCCGGCGTCTCGACGGCCGGCCCGACCGGCGCCCCCGTCGCCACCACGACGGACTCCCCGCGGCCGACGACGACGGCGCCGGACGACGAACCCGCCACGACCCCGGCGACGGACGCCCCCGTGACGGACACACCGCCGGCCGGCGGAGAGCCGCAGGTGCTCATCCGCGACCGCAAGTTCGTGATCCGCTCCCCCGCCTTCAACAGCGGTACGCATGTCGAGCTCGACCGGGCCACCGTCGACCCGAACGGCACGATCGGCGACACCAAGGCCTTCGAGATCGAGTACCAGGACTGGGTGGACGACAGCATGCGTTTCCTCACCACCTTCGGCAAGGCGGAAGGGACCACGTACGAAGCGTGCCGGACAGGGGTCGGCGCGGACGCGCTGCCGGGCGAGATCTTCAAGAAGGACCTGGACGACGACAAGTACTTCACCAAGGGCACGGTGCTCTGCACGGTGACCTCCGACGGCAATCTGGCGATGCTGCGGATCACCGGCGAGACACCGTCCGACGACAGCGGACTGACCTCGCCGATGCCGAGCTACACCACGCTGCTGACGGTCTGGAGGCTGCCGGACTCGACGTCGCAGTCGCCAGGCTCCGGCTGA